The Ooceraea biroi isolate clonal line C1 chromosome 3, Obir_v5.4, whole genome shotgun sequence genome contains the following window.
CGATGATACCGGTGCTATCGGTGAAACAATCGTTGCACAAATAACTCGGATGTCATTCCCGTGTTCCACTGATTAGAAaacaaatcattaattaatggtatcgttatctatatttttacagGACACCGCGAGAAGTCGATCTCGAAGTTTTTTTCGTCTCAAGCTAATTAGACGTTCATCCATTCTCTTTATCACTAAATAAATGTGAATTATTTTCGTTTCCAATAGGCATCTCGACCCTCGCGAGTTGCGGCGAGGTCGACACGCTGCCCGAACTACCGGAACAGGATGAGGAACGTCTCCAGCGTGCTGCGCGTCTACTGCAGCAGAAACTGGTGCTACGTCAATGGTTGATGGATCACGGCCTAcacaattattatcaaaagTAAGAGAAAATAGTCAGAATGTAGACAGTTTAATAACAAGATAATTTTGATCgccaatatatattatttaaactctTTATCGATCTTTctatgattattttcaatggCATTGTtagaattacattatattagcAACATCCACGGTAGCTTGTTCcgcaaaatcttttttatttatatgttagtCATCTCTTCGTTGAAATgagaatttgaaattttatgaaaatttacttTGTCATATATACATTGCATCTAAACGGGAGTGTACTTTGTCAGGCTGCTGCAAATGGAAGTAACGTCTTTGGCGGACGTATATTGGTTTGACGACAATGTTGCGGCACGAGCAACCTTTGGCAAGGATCTGCCGCGGTGGCTCCAGGCCAGGCAGACGTTACCTACTTCAAAGGAAAATTTAGAAACCCTCAAAGCGGATCTGTGGAGCGCCGTTGTGAAGAACAGCCAACATCAAGACGCTTGGACATGGGGTACGATGATTTACGTCGTTCTGTCGAGCTTTCTCTTCTATTTCCGTGAAATCCTGACCCCCTGGAAAGAGCGTGTGCTATCGTATACCTCGTGGATTTGCCACGATAGCAGCAATTTCATGAAGGAGAACAGCGTTTTggtggaaataaaataatcatgatTTTAGTTCTCCGAAACTTCTGCGCGTCCGTGTTTCCATACGTTTGTCGAGATTGGTTTGAACATTTCGTTGCCGTTAGACAGCATGTTTCTGCATAACGAAGAGCTTACTAGACTGAGATATTTCGCGATGTTTAAACGCGCAaagctaataaataatatcttacaTTTGCTAGGCGGTATGCTGGTAGTTTCCGTAACGGTGGCAGGGCTGGTTACCCTAGCTGCTATGACGCAGCCGGCTCTGGCGCCTGAAGCGAAACATTCTCTTCTGCAATATGTCACAGGGAAATATTTATTGCCGAGTAACTGCCGCGTTCATTTCGAGTGGGAAGAGCCTCAGCTGGTCGGCGAGACGATGACTTTTACGGTCAAAGTGAGTAAAGAGCTTGCAGCCAGAATCGCATCGCggatatctatatttaaaaGTAGCAACCCGTTGAAGCGAGGCATGTATGGAAGAATAAAGTTACTATTTCCGCAAGAtgcaatcctgagatatttcaGATAACGGGTGATCGAATTCAATGATTCGTACCTGAAAGTGATAATCtgaaacatataatataataatgaagcgACTAGAAAATATCTTAGCTCTCGTCATTATTTAAGcgccataatataacagttaaatacaaggACATCTATTTGCAGTTTTATCAGCGCAATGGTCATCCGTACCCGATATGTGACAAGGACAATTTGATCGTGGAAGTGACGGAGGATACGCGCAGAATAGCCACACTAATAGAACTGGGAGGCACCGACCCTTTAGCTGCAAATACTGCGGTAGTAAAGTTTACTGTCCGCCATGCGGGACAATATCGAATAGCCGTACTTATCGGATCGTGTCATGTTCATGGCAGCCCGTTTCTTAAGAATTTTCTCCCTGGTAGGTACATCTGATACTTGCCGTGCGTTATAAACGCGCAAGCGATATTTGATCATTCGACCGTGAGAACAGCTGACGATCTTAAAGTGTAACATTTACCATAGGTCCTCCAGATCCGAACAAGACGATCTTTGTACGACAAAGTTCTACGGTCGTTTGTACAGCTGGAATAGCGCACTCGATGACAATAGAACCACGTGACGAATATGACAATCTGTGCATATTTGGACCCGGTGATGAGCCTACAGAAGGCTATAATGTCAATATTACTCAGgtaaacgagaaaatattacgGAAAGAAAAATCTGAACGATCTAACGATGAATCTGCTTTTCACAGATCGGTAGTATAGTGGATAAAGAACCGATGGTAGATTGTAGTATTCAGCTGGACTATGATTCCACTAATCAAAGAATTCGTTTGAAAGTCAGTTTTCCGAAAGGCGGATGTTATCATGCGACCGTCAGTTTAGCGGGGTTGCAGTTGCACAACGGAGACTTTGATATCATAGTGCTTGAGAGTACGTAAAGATATcctgtttatatataaaacatacttTCCTactaattttctattatacagTGAAGCTTTTATGCGTTCCGCTTCTCTTCGCATTAGGTTCTGTCGCGAAAATGGTGCATGATAACGTAACATCCAAGGATCCCGATATCTGTTATGTGGCGAAATTGCTCGGCATGCAAGGAGAAAGATTTGCTAAACCGAAGAAGGTCTTCTGCTTTATCTCGCCTAAGCAACttacaattaaggaatatctATTAAGATTTATTCCTAAAAGACTCGTAACCTTTAGACTGTGCCCTTCGACTAAGGTATACCTGTCTATCTTCTAccttataatattgttaaaattacaTGCATCAATTTTTACTTGCAACTCTACGGTGAATTTCTTCTTACAATTtcctattatttttaaattacattgtagtttcattttcaaaattcaaccGACGAGCACGAAGGCTACTATCCTTTCTCGATAGACGATGGATGCCAACCTCCCGTTGAATTAATATCTCTCTATCGTGACATAATAGCCGCCACTTTTACCTTGTTTCTCTTGAAAAACATTGGTGGTAGCGAGACATTCGCCGATAAGCAAGACTTTTTCTATCATGAAGTCCGCAAGCATCATCAAAAGCATTATCACGAAAAGCTGCAAATGAAGGTGCAACGTGATAAGCTTTTAGAATCGGTgagtataaatttaaaaaaattttatgatatttataaaagttatgCAAAACTTTAATTGATTATGCTTTTCTTGTGGAAAGTCTATGAAAGTCACTAAAGGATTTTCTGTGAGCGATTGGTGTCGAAACTTTGAAATTACCTTCCAAGGCGAACAAGGTacgtatttttaatgttttgaGAATTTCTATAAAGTACAATTTTGAGATAACTACAAGAATGTTCTCAGGTGTTGATTGGGGTGGCGTGCGACGCGAGTGGTTCGAATTAATATGTGCCGCACTGTTCGATTCGGGAAATGGCTTGTTTGCGTCATTTGGAGAATCGCAACAGGCATTGGTGCATCCAAACCCTAAACGACCGCCGCATCTTAAATTGAAGCATTACGAGTTTGCCGGTCGTATCGTAGGCAAATGCCTTTACGAGTCGGCACTCGGTGGCTCCTATCGTCAGTTGGTACGCGCGCGATTCACTAGATCATTCCTTGCACAGATCATAGGACTTAGGGTACATTACAAGGTAACATATCCAACTCTTTTTTGtcggtataaaaatataataaaatagataacaaTTGTGCTTTTTTTATTCGCGCATATTAGTACTTCGAGCAAGACGATCCTGATCTGTATTTAAGTAAAGTGAAGTACATTCTCGAGAACGACGTTGAAGAAATGGAACTATACTTTGTCGAAGAGGAATATGACACGGATGGTCAATTATTGAAGGTAccgatttttaaataacgaGTAATATTCAGCACTGTGAGCCGTTGAGCAACAATTGATGTCGTCTAGCATGTATTTATGAGAGCTTTATGTCTCGTATAGGTAGCGGAATTGATTCCTGGTGGCAGCAAGATTCGAGTGACTAATGACACGAAGCTTCGTTACCTGGATGCGCTCGCTCAGCACCGACTTGCCAGTTCCATTCGCAACGAGGTTGACCATTTCTTGCGCGGTCTCAACGAGCTAATTCCAGACACACTCCTAGGAATATTCGACGAAAATGAATTGGAGGTAATGTCTGTAAAGAGATCAATCTCTTTGGAAGGGACACTTTGTGACTGTTTTTTTTCACAGTTATTGCTATGTGGAACCGGCGAGTACAGTGTAGCGGATTTACGCGCTCATCACATAGCCAACGGAAGTTCTCCGGAATTTCTGCGAGTGCTCGACTGGTTCTGGACGGCGGTGAGCAATTTCACGCAGGAGGAGATGGCGCGATTGCTCCAATTCACCACCGGTTGCTCGCAATTGCCACCGGGTGGATTTCAACAACTGAGCCCGCGTTTCCAAATCACAGCTGCACCAACGTTCGCCAATCTACCTACGGCACATACCTGGTATGTCCTCTTCTAGGTGTATCATTGAAAGAATCTTTGCGTTatccgttaattaatttattctcatCAATAATCGTTTTTCAGCTTCAATCAACTCTGCTTACCCGACTATGAGTGCTACGATCACTTTGAACGAGCGTTACTGTTGGCGATCAGCGAGGGTACCGAAGGTTTTGGCATGATCTAATCAGGGAATCGTAGGATCCGAATTTTTAGTCTCGTCTAGCTGGAGTGAAACTTAAAATTAGACCAACTACGTATCCATCTCTCCTTTGACAGTAAAAGTCACGTCCTCTCGGAAATAGATCCTACTTCGAGTCTCACTGTAACTTCCTGCCTTCGACGGGGTCGGGAAGAAAGGGTAACTTCATCGCACGTTTTGATATGTAGACGATTAGAATTTTTGGAATTACCTATTTTCTGTTTACGCCGGAGACTATCAGGAACAATTTAATCTGCCGCCGATATAGAGAATGCAGTTTCTACTGAGCCACGACGACGTTTTTATAAAACGGAGACTATTCAGCAAGAGCAATGTTACCTCAACATCAAAATTGCTCAATATTATTGTAACGAGATCTAGCGTAGTCGAACTTGTAGTAGATTTTACGTAAACGGGCTTGCGTAAAGAGACTGGTGATGCAGCTAATGTTACTGAACGTATGGCATAAcgaaataatcaaaatattgcgtaaataattttatttcgcaatAACCGTATCGTCGTGTATCGTCAAAGGAAAATTTGTGCATTTGACGAGGGGGTCATTTGAACGTTCCGTTTATCAGTATTTATACAAAGACTTTATGTTGCGTGCAGTAGATAATCTTAAGAGAACTTAAGAACGGTGAATAACACTAAGGCTTTATCTAGTCTTTTATTTCGTCTTACTCGTGATGGCAGCACAGCGATTATACGGTACTTCCATGTGGATCGAGGATGATCGATAATGTAAACTAATTAGTACATATACATTCTGTACAAAATACGATTCTATTCCGAGGCATGTATatcagttatttattattgttgctAGACTTGCGATAATAAAAGTCGCGATTAAATCGTAACGGGATACCGTAATTCTACTGTAAGCATCGCATTCTGATGTGTATACGTATCTATTTAAGATGCAATATGACATGTACTTACATTAAGTAGAGCTGTACGAAATGTAGTAGACGCCATAGCAAGCAATTCGTTGCAAGAAAACGGACGAATGGCCGACGATCGTAAACGTACGACGCCTCGCAGTAGCAACAACAAACTAATCGCCTTGCCAGATTATCAGATAATACTAAcggtaatttatttttatcagtttATCATGTTACGCAAAGGAAACTAAAAATATAGACTAAAAAAGGCATGTAATCCAGATTTATTCAACAAAATCCTGTTACATTTTTCCTTGCCTCCactaattttacaaaaaagaaaaatttcctttaCAAATTGCAATATCACACGACACAATAAAATCATTCGATTTATCCTTGTGGTGGCTTAACTTTTTGTCaggtgtatatataaaatttttactactcgaaaattaaatattgactcgaaaaaaaaagatatttaaacgTCGTACGAAATGCAGCTTAGTGCTTGTCAATTTCCGTGCTCCTCTGCGAACGTCCGTCCTCGCcattctcctttctttctccgaACTGCTACTCTCGACCGTAAGTTCTCCCTTTCGCTCCCGAAGCCATTTACCTTCAGGCCTTTTCCTTCAATTAAAGCCCGCTTACACTTTCAGAAAATTCTTGCGCTTAAGCTCCTTGTGATGGAAATATACGAGCTGTCAAAGAATATTCATCTACGGCGGCAATGGCAGCGCTGCGCTAGACAGAAATGCGAAAGTCCGTAGAATTGATGCGCGCATAATGTTCCCAGCAATCTGCAACATCCGGCCACTCCAGCCACTCTCCTGAGACTGTCGCAGAAGTCGCTCCCTTAATTCGCTTAATTCCGTCCTAATCGAAATCATGAGATTCAGttagtataaaaaaaaaacacaaagTGATTTTACCAGAAGTATGTCTCACATTTGCGAGTTATATTCCGATTCGATGCGTCGAAGTTTAGCTTCCCGATCAGCCAACTGATTCTCCAGGAAAACCGCGCGTAAGCTCAAAGCTCTCGCGTTACCCTCACTGGCTTTCAAACGTTTCTCCAATCTGTGCTTTTCCGCCTCGGTGGCTTGCAATTCCCTAATTGttaaacgttatttatgagCTCTATAGGTCTCTACATCCAACATAGAGATCCAACTTGGAGAAGATCACGATATACCGGGAAGTGCGCTGCAGTTGTTCCTGCGTGGATTCGAAGAGTGCTACCTGTGTCGCTAATCGCAGCTGCAACCCCTCGACGGTAGATTCCGCTTTCTCCGCTCTAGCACCACGTTCTGCTGCCAGTGCCTCGCTGCCCGATACCTACGAAGTAAGTAtagtattcttgtaaattacTGCATTGCAAAATGGctggataataatttagaaCCAAGTTATTATCTCCTTAAAGAAagaattacatataaaatgtacatgtataagAGTGATGTATATTACGTATACATACAAATGTATCAAATAATTCCGAGTATTCGCGTTGATAACAATTTTTTGTTGTTTGTGGAATCGCGATTCcaaaatgaataaaagttAATGGGGCAAGCAGTATTGATCCTTCTTCCTGGTACGGCAGGAGTATTACATGATATTGAGTCACCAGCGAAACGCGAAAGGTGTGACTCATCCGCGAGCTATATCTCTTGTCGTGCATTGACCTAATGTCGCCCCGCGCGGTAAATCCTCAGatctttaaacaaattatgGATGCCACGGCATAACATGAAATACATCCGATAATCTAGACTAAACTAGAGATAACAGCATATTATATCGATTTCGTGAAGTACATGCGGACAGGTAACAACCAGTAATCGACAAAAGTTCCTTCGACAAGCTTACGAAATGATAGTCATCGATGTAATCTAGCTGTGCAGCTAccgcaaaaaagaaataggTCAGCGGAAGATGTTGCAGGTCGATGTTGCTGGAGATGTTTAACTTCCACGAAAGGGTGGAagggtgagaaagagagaatgagtCACTAGTTCGTAGAAGGGAGTTCGCGCACAAGCCGTATGGAAAAGTTCACCCCcgaggaggaggtggaagagaaagaggtgGAGAAGGAGGCCGCAGCTTCGCGTCTCCGACGAGCATAACAATGAGTCATCAAACAATGGATCAATTTTTTACCACCACCGCAGTGGACGCTATATGACCATTCATGTGCGCGCTGAAAATCGCGAGCTTTGTCGTGGCTTACTTAATGTTGCTGAATGATCTGCAACTCCTTTCCTTAAATTTCTTGAATTCTTTGATATCAAAAATATCCAAAATAATCCATCTCTCTGATTgcaactaatttaaaaaaaaaaaaaacagtggAACCTTATCCAAGAGAATCTTCTTGTCTTCCCGTAATTTCAAAAGTTTCTCTCGATCTTTTGCCATTTGTGCGTCGAGTGCCTTCAGTTGATCCTGAGCGGTCGAAAGCTCGTTCTTCAAGTTTCCCACCGTAACCGATCGCTCCTGGGAGATCTCCTCAACGCGCTTCAAATCGGCttccaatttttctttctcctgcAACAGAACACCCGGCCGAGTGCAACTGCATTTGCAAacaattttatgcaaaagtgaACTTTTTTCTAGATTTGTCAACTTGGCGTACCGATTTGAGGACGTCGCGTTCGTGCGTCGCTTCCTCCAGCTGCGATTTTTCGCGATGCAGCTCGCTGTTCAGTCTGCCGACCCGGTCGTTTTCGGCGATCAGCAATCGGCGCAAAAATTCGATCTGCAGATGCAGGTGCTCCACCTGTTGCTCGAGCTGTCTGATCTCCGCGCGTCTACGTCGCCAGGCGTTCAGAACCAGCATATGACACACCACGTTCGCTGCCTTGACCGTGGGATCTTCCGCTGAACTGACTTCGGATTCCGAGGACGGCGTAGCGTCCGTCCATGATCTACCACTGCAATAAGCGCTTCCAACATTCGCCAAGAGATCCTTGGGTCTGTCGGCGATCTCGTCGCAACGACTAGCAGTGGAACCGCTTTCTGACCTGAACGACGTACTTTCTGATTAAATCATACTTTTACAattgacaaaattaatatattaccaTTCAATTAGTTGTCacgtaattacatataatataaaaatagttgtatgatatatagtatatacaattattgtataagtatactttttttattattatattttatatcttgcgcatttttaataagaaatatttgtattaatatatacattttctttcaCTCGTATTACTGCTTTTTAATCGAGCATCGAGCGATTATTTAAATGTCCTAGAAACGAGAACACCGCGAAAGACTATCAATGGTGAAGCGTGGTAACGGCAACGTAGGTAGCATGCTTATATTTAGCCCCTTACCGCCGATTTGGCAACGATTCTCTCGTTTGTCTCGAGGAAATCTGGGCTGAAGCGGGACTGCCTTTATTCCGACTTAACaagaaatcaatttaatatatccgttctccaatatttaaaaaaatcttcaCTACTGACAATTCTGCCGGAAACtgtcaatattaaatattacagcgactgctaaaattaatgtaacattgCAGCACGCGTTCGCCTTTGGAAAGTCGACTCACTTGAGATCACCGATGTTGGGATCG
Protein-coding sequences here:
- the LOC105283199 gene encoding apoptosis-resistant E3 ubiquitin protein ligase 1 isoform X2 is translated as MPYKNPGCRDGQRENKDFLSGEISSIGMSLRPSGSASSGISTLASCGEVDTLPELPEQDEERLQRAARLLQQKLVLRQWLMDHGLHNYYQKLLQMEVTSLADVYWFDDNVAARATFGKDLPRWLQARQTLPTSKENLETLKADLWSAVVKNSQHQDAWTWGGMLVVSVTVAGLVTLAAMTQPALAPEAKHSLLQYVTGKYLLPSNCRVHFEWEEPQLVGETMTFTVKFYQRNGHPYPICDKDNLIVEVTEDTRRIATLIELGGTDPLAANTAVVKFTVRHAGQYRIAVLIGSCHVHGSPFLKNFLPGPPDPNKTIFVRQSSTVVCTAGIAHSMTIEPRDEYDNLCIFGPGDEPTEGYNVNITQIGSIVDKEPMVDCSIQLDYDSTNQRIRLKVSFPKGGCYHATVSLAGLQLHNGDFDIIVLESSVAKMVHDNVTSKDPDICYVAKLLGMQGERFAKPKKVFCFISPKQLTIKEYLLRFIPKRLVTFRLCPSTKFHFQNSTDEHEGYYPFSIDDGCQPPVELISLYRDIIAATFTLFLLKNIGGSETFADKQDFFYHEVRKHHQKHYHEKLQMKVQRDKLLESSMKVTKGFSVSDWCRNFEITFQGEQGVDWGGVRREWFELICAALFDSGNGLFASFGESQQALVHPNPKRPPHLKLKHYEFAGRIVGKCLYESALGGSYRQLVRARFTRSFLAQIIGLRVHYKYFEQDDPDLYLSKVKYILENDVEEMELYFVEEEYDTDGQLLKVAELIPGGSKIRVTNDTKLRYLDALAQHRLASSIRNEVDHFLRGLNELIPDTLLGIFDENELELLLCGTGEYSVADLRAHHIANGSSPEFLRVLDWFWTAVSNFTQEEMARLLQFTTGCSQLPPGGFQQLSPRFQITAAPTFANLPTAHTCFNQLCLPDYECYDHFERALLLAISEGTEGFGMI
- the LOC105283199 gene encoding apoptosis-resistant E3 ubiquitin protein ligase 1 isoform X1 translates to MARWSTVLSGVFLALSMVLSLGKLLMLAAGTGSNGELTEADQWLTEIELPQYRSLFKKKGISTLASCGEVDTLPELPEQDEERLQRAARLLQQKLVLRQWLMDHGLHNYYQKLLQMEVTSLADVYWFDDNVAARATFGKDLPRWLQARQTLPTSKENLETLKADLWSAVVKNSQHQDAWTWGGMLVVSVTVAGLVTLAAMTQPALAPEAKHSLLQYVTGKYLLPSNCRVHFEWEEPQLVGETMTFTVKFYQRNGHPYPICDKDNLIVEVTEDTRRIATLIELGGTDPLAANTAVVKFTVRHAGQYRIAVLIGSCHVHGSPFLKNFLPGPPDPNKTIFVRQSSTVVCTAGIAHSMTIEPRDEYDNLCIFGPGDEPTEGYNVNITQIGSIVDKEPMVDCSIQLDYDSTNQRIRLKVSFPKGGCYHATVSLAGLQLHNGDFDIIVLESSVAKMVHDNVTSKDPDICYVAKLLGMQGERFAKPKKVFCFISPKQLTIKEYLLRFIPKRLVTFRLCPSTKFHFQNSTDEHEGYYPFSIDDGCQPPVELISLYRDIIAATFTLFLLKNIGGSETFADKQDFFYHEVRKHHQKHYHEKLQMKVQRDKLLESSMKVTKGFSVSDWCRNFEITFQGEQGVDWGGVRREWFELICAALFDSGNGLFASFGESQQALVHPNPKRPPHLKLKHYEFAGRIVGKCLYESALGGSYRQLVRARFTRSFLAQIIGLRVHYKYFEQDDPDLYLSKVKYILENDVEEMELYFVEEEYDTDGQLLKVAELIPGGSKIRVTNDTKLRYLDALAQHRLASSIRNEVDHFLRGLNELIPDTLLGIFDENELELLLCGTGEYSVADLRAHHIANGSSPEFLRVLDWFWTAVSNFTQEEMARLLQFTTGCSQLPPGGFQQLSPRFQITAAPTFANLPTAHTCFNQLCLPDYECYDHFERALLLAISEGTEGFGMI
- the LOC105283199 gene encoding apoptosis-resistant E3 ubiquitin protein ligase 1 isoform X3, which codes for MQAAVDLNRISTLASCGEVDTLPELPEQDEERLQRAARLLQQKLVLRQWLMDHGLHNYYQKLLQMEVTSLADVYWFDDNVAARATFGKDLPRWLQARQTLPTSKENLETLKADLWSAVVKNSQHQDAWTWGGMLVVSVTVAGLVTLAAMTQPALAPEAKHSLLQYVTGKYLLPSNCRVHFEWEEPQLVGETMTFTVKFYQRNGHPYPICDKDNLIVEVTEDTRRIATLIELGGTDPLAANTAVVKFTVRHAGQYRIAVLIGSCHVHGSPFLKNFLPGPPDPNKTIFVRQSSTVVCTAGIAHSMTIEPRDEYDNLCIFGPGDEPTEGYNVNITQIGSIVDKEPMVDCSIQLDYDSTNQRIRLKVSFPKGGCYHATVSLAGLQLHNGDFDIIVLESSVAKMVHDNVTSKDPDICYVAKLLGMQGERFAKPKKVFCFISPKQLTIKEYLLRFIPKRLVTFRLCPSTKFHFQNSTDEHEGYYPFSIDDGCQPPVELISLYRDIIAATFTLFLLKNIGGSETFADKQDFFYHEVRKHHQKHYHEKLQMKVQRDKLLESSMKVTKGFSVSDWCRNFEITFQGEQGVDWGGVRREWFELICAALFDSGNGLFASFGESQQALVHPNPKRPPHLKLKHYEFAGRIVGKCLYESALGGSYRQLVRARFTRSFLAQIIGLRVHYKYFEQDDPDLYLSKVKYILENDVEEMELYFVEEEYDTDGQLLKVAELIPGGSKIRVTNDTKLRYLDALAQHRLASSIRNEVDHFLRGLNELIPDTLLGIFDENELELLLCGTGEYSVADLRAHHIANGSSPEFLRVLDWFWTAVSNFTQEEMARLLQFTTGCSQLPPGGFQQLSPRFQITAAPTFANLPTAHTCFNQLCLPDYECYDHFERALLLAISEGTEGFGMI
- the LOC105283197 gene encoding LOW QUALITY PROTEIN: dynactin subunit 1 (The sequence of the model RefSeq protein was modified relative to this genomic sequence to represent the inferred CDS: deleted 2 bases in 1 codon); this encodes MFSCCMGGYIDISVQSSVRTDPRTVPMTKSARKQSRSQSRTVLSVRAASSDMPETATLSKQTPGSRPTAVTRVETKLPRCVQRRLPCAPVPVRCHPRPSPYRCADHRVSKRPYRLPAGLSVINQAGRGTPISISKNCSDRCPSGFLAIGTPRCKKSVSMMDLSLPAADPNIGDLKSESGSTASRCDEIADRPKDLLANVGSAYCSGRSWTDATPSSESEVSSAEDPTVKAANVVCHMLVLNAWRRRRAEIRQLEQQVEHLHLQIEFLRRLLIAENDRVGRLNSELHREKSQLEEATHERDVLKSEKEKLEADLKRVEEISQERSVTVGNLKNELSTAQDQLKALDAQMAKDREKLLKLREDKKILLDKVSGSEALAAERGARAEKAESTVEGLQLRLATQVALFESTQEQLQRTSRELQATEAEKHRLEKRLKASEGNARALSLRAVFLENQLADREAKLRRIESEYNSQMTELSELRERLLRQSQESGWSGRMLQIAGNIMRASILRTFAFLSSAALPLPP